The Kitasatospora albolonga nucleotide sequence AGGGTGTCGTAGATCCGGGCGTCGGCGGTGAGGTTCTGGCCCTGCTCCTGCTTGATGGCGCCCGAGGTGGTCTGGACGGCGAGCCAGGCGGTGGCCGCCACCGAACACGCGGCCACCAGCGCCGACACCCCGAGCAGCCGCCCCAGCAGACTCCGCCGCAGCGGCACCCGCGAGGACCGGTTCCTAGCCACGCCGAGCGGCTTTCGCCTTCGCCGGGTCGGTCAGCTTGTAGCCGACCCCGAAGACGGTGAGCAGGCGCACCGGCCGCCGGGGAGCGGGCTCGATCTTCTTGCGGAGGTTCATGACGTGCACGTCGACCGTCCGGTCGCTGATGTAGCGGTCGAAGCCGTGCAGTTCCTCCAGCAGCCGCTGACGGCTGAACACCCGGTCGGGACCGGCCGCCAGCGCGGCCAGGATGCGGAACTCGCCCCGGGTGCACTCCACCGGCTCGCCGTCCACCGTCACCTCGTGCCGCTCCGGATCGACCACCAGGCCGCCCACCCGCAGGACGGGGTCCTCGGGCGCCGGGGCCGCGCCGCCGCCCGGCCGCCGGGTGCGGCGCAGCAGGGTGCGGACGCGGGCCATCAGCTCGCGCGGGCTGTACGGCTTGGACATGTAGTCGTCCGCGCCGAGGTCGAGCCCGAGCAGCAGGTCGTCCTCGGTGGTGCGGGCGGTCAGCATCAGCACGGGCAGCTCCCGGGCCTCGGCCCGCAGCACCCGCACCACGTCCAGCCCGTCCGCCCGGGGCATCATCACATCGAGGACGAGGAGGTCGGGCTCCCGGTGCCGTACGGCGTCGAGCGCGGCGAGGCCGTCGCCCACGATCCGTACGGAGTGGCCCTCCCGTTCCAGATAGCGGCGTACGAGCTCGGCCTGCTTCTCGTCGTCCTCGGCAACCATGACATCTGCGCACACGCCCCCGATCGTAGAGCGGGGCCGCGGACCCGGGTGTCGATCTTGTGATCAAACCTGTGCAGATGTCGTACGAGAGCGATCACCGGAGGGTGGGTGTGCCGTCGAAAAGTGGGCAGGAAAAGGGGCTGATCGGCCCCGACGGTTCACGGAACCTCCTTATAGTGGTGCCGCGTTGATCGTATGGTCGCAACGCGCGAAGCCGTCGCCACTGGAGTCCGTACGATGACGAACCCCTCGTCCGCCACGCCCGCGTCCCCGGCCGGTACCGGCGGCGGCTGCCCCATGAGCTCCGGCCCGGGAGGCACGGGAGGCACAGCGGGTACGGGAGTTCCAGGAGCCGTTCCGCTCAGCGGCCCCGGCTTCCACACCGAACCCCAGGCGCTCTACCGCGCCATGCGGCGCGACCACGGCCCCGTCGTCCCCGTCGAGCTGCCCGGCGGCTTCCCCGCCTGGCTGGTGATCGGCTACCGGGAACTCCACCAGGTCACCAGCGACGGGGAGTTGTACCCCCGGGACGTCTCCCTGTGGAACCAGTGGGAGAACATCCCCGCCGACTGGCCGCTGCTGCCCATGGTGGGGACCCCCATGCCCTCCATCTACTTCACCGCCGGGGCCGAGCACCGCCGCCATGCCGACATGGTCGTACCGGCCCTGGAGGCGGCCGACCCCTTCGAGATCCGGCAGCACTGCGAGCAGCTGGCGGACCGGCTCATCGACGCCGTGTGCAGCCGGGGCACCGCCGACCTGGTGGCCGAGTTCGCCGAACCGCTCCCCGTCCTCGTCCTCGCCCGGCTCGTCGGCTTCCCCGACGACGAGGGCGCCGACATCGCCCGGGTGCTCAAGGACCTGGCCGACGGCGGGCCCGACGCGCAGAAGGCACACCTGCGCTTCGGCGAGCACATGCACCGGCTCGTCGCGGCCAAGCGAGCGCACCCCGGGGACGACGTGACCTCCCGGATGCTCGCCCACCCCGAACCCTTCACGGACGAGGAGTACGCGCTCGACCTCATGGCCATCACGGCCGCCGGGCACCTCACCACCGCCGACTGGATCGGCAACTCCACCCGGCTGATGCTCACCGAGGACCAGTTCGCCGACTCCCTCGCCGGTGGCCGGCACAGCGTCGCCGAGGCCATGAACGAGGTGCTCTGGGAGGACGGCCCGACCCAGATCCTGGCCGGGCGGTGGGCGTCACGGGACGCCCGGCTCGGCGGGCGGAACATCGCCCGCGGCGACATGCTGCTCCTCGGACTCGGCGCCGCCAACGCCGATCCCCACATCCGCCAGCAGGTCACGGACGCGGTGGTGCGGTCCGGGCGGGGCGGCAACAGCGCCCACATGGCGTTCAGCCACGGTGAGTACCGCTGCCCCTTCCCCGCGCAGGAGATCGCCGAGATCATCGCCCGTACCGGGATCGAAGTCCTCCTCGACCGGCTCCCCGACCTCGAACTGGCAGTACCGGCAACGGAGCTGGTGCGCAGGCCCTCCGCCTTCCTGCGCGGAATGACCTCGCTGCCTGTCCGCTTCACCCCCGTACGCACGACAGGAGACGCATCGTGAACTGCCCGCACACCGCCGCCGCGCAAGCCGACCGGAGCACCGGGGTCATCGCCATCGACCCCATGGTCCAGGACCTGGACGGGGAGACCGCGCGGCTGCGCGACGCCGGAGTGCTCGCCCGGATCGAGCTGCTCGGGGTGCCCGCCTGGACGGTCACCCGGCACGCCGAGGCCCGTCAACTCCTCGTCGATCCACGGCTGGTGAAGGACATCGAAGCCTGGGAGCTGTGGCGAACCGGAGTGGTGACACGTGCATGGCCGCTGATCGGCATGATCGACGCCGGGCGCTCCATGTTCACCGTGGACGGGGCCGAGCACCGGCGGCTCCGCACCAAGACCTCGCAGGCGCTCACCCCCCGGCGGCTCGAAGCGATCCGTCCCGCCATCGAGAAGTTCACCGACGAACTGCTGGACAACCTCGACGCGGCGCGCGGCGAGGACGGCGTCGTCGACCTGAAGGCGGTCTTCGCCCAGCCGCTGCCGATGAAGGTCGTCGGGATGCTCATGGGCGTCGACGAGTCCCAGCACCCGATGCTCACCCGGCAGTACAAGGCGTTCTTCTCCATGCTCACCCCCCAGGAGGAACGCCTCAGACTCCTCGCCGACCTGGACGTCTTCTACACCGGCCTCGTACGGGAGAAGACCGCCCATCCCACGGACGACCTCACCAGCGCGCTGATCCTGGCCGAGGAGGGCGGCGAGCCGCTCACCGAGGAGGAGGTCGTCGGCAATCTGAAGGCGATGGTCGCCGCCGGGCACGAGACGACGATCGGGCTCATCCTCAACGCCGTACGCGCCCTGCTCGCCCACCCCGACCAGCTGGCGAAGGTGCGCTCCGGCGAGGTCGGCTGGGACGCGGTGGTCGAGGAGACGCTGCGCTGGGACACCCCCACCACCCACCTGCTGATGCGGTTCGCCACCGAGGACATCACCGTCGGCGACACCGTGATCAGGAAGGGTGAGGGGGTCGTCATCTCCTACCGCGTCATCGGCCGCGACCTCGAGCAGCACGGCGAGGACGCCGACGCCTTCGACATCACCCGCCCCACCCGCAACCGCCACATGACCTTCGGTCACGGCCCCCACATCTGCCCCGGCGCCGCGCTCTCCCGGGTGGAGGCGGGCATCGCCCTGCCCGCGCTCTTCGGCCGCTTCCCCGGCCTGCGGCTCGCCGTCCCGGACGAGGAGATCACCAAGCTGCCGGTGATGACGCAGAACGACATGGCTGCCTTCCCGGTGCTGCTGGGCTGAGGGGGAGCCGCTGGGCCGACCCGGAGCCCGGGCCGGTCCGGGTGCCTGTCACCGCGGCCCGGTCCGGGGCGGCGGTGACCGGTACTCCATGCCCCGCCCCCGAGTGAGGTACATCACGCAGAGTTAAATTCTTGGCATACATTCCGGCGGACGGGGGAGGGGCCCCGTCCGCTGGTGTGGCCGTACCCCGGTCCACCGCGCAGAACGCCCCCGGCCGAACCGGCGGGGGCATTTCGGGTACGGAAGGCTAAACACGACATGTCGGCGCTCAGCACCATCCACATCGACGGCACCTGGCGGGCCGCCGCCTCCGGCGCGACGCGCGAGGTCATCGACCCCGCCGACGCCACCGTCCTGGCCGTCGTCGCTGAGGGCGGCACCGAGGACACCGACGCGGCGATCGCGGCGGCGCGCCGCGCCTTCGACGACGGCCCCTGGCCGCACAAGCCCGTCGCCGAGCGGGCCGCCCTGCTGCGCCGGGTCGCCGAGCTGCTCCAGCGGGACCGCGAGGAGATCGCGATCACCGAGAGCCGCGACACCGGCAAGACCCTCGAAGAGGGCCGGGTCGACGTGGACGACGTGACCAACGCCTTCCGCTACTTCGCCGACCTGGTGATGAACGAGAGCGGCGGCCGGGTCGTCGACGCGGGCGACCCCGACGTGCACAGCATCGTCGTCCACGAGCCCGTCGGCGTCTGCGCCCTGATCGCCCCCTGGAACTACCCCCTCCTCCAGGCCAGCTGGAAGATCGCCCCCGCCCTCGCCGCGGGCAACACCTTCGTGCTCAAGCCCAGCGAGGTCACCCCGCTCTCCACCGTCCACCTGATCAGGCTCCTCGCCGAGGCCGGCCTCCCCGACGGGGCCGCCAACCTCGTCACCGGCGCGGGCGACCCCGTCGGCGCCCGGCTCTCCGAGCACCCCGACGTGGACCTGGTCTCCTTCACCGGCGGCCTCGCCAGCGGTACGAAGGTGGCCCGGGCCGCCGCGCCCACCGTGAAGAAGGTCGCCCTGGAGCTCGGCGGCAAGAACCCCAACGTGGTCTTCGCCGATGCCTGCGCCACCGACGAGGGCTTCGACACCGCCGTCGACCAGGCCCTGAACGCCGCCTTCTTCCACAGTGGCCAGGTCTGCTCCGCCGGGGCCCGCCTGATCATCCAGGACAGCGTCAGCGAGCGCTTCGTCACCGAACTGGCCCGCCGCGCCGACGCCATCCGCCTCGGCCGGGGCACCCTCGACGGCGTCGAGTGCGGCCCCCTCGTCTCCGCCCAGCAGCTCGCCAAGGTCGAGGCGTACGTGGCCTCCGCCCGCGAGGAGGGCGCGATCGTCCGGGCCGGTGGCGAGCGCCCGAAGCCCAACGACGTACGCCCCGAAGGCGGTTACTTCTACCGGCCGACCGTCCTCGACGGCTGCCACCGCGAGATGAAGGTGGTCCGCGAGGAGACCTTCGGCCCGATCCTCACC carries:
- a CDS encoding DNA-binding response regulator codes for the protein MVAEDDEKQAELVRRYLEREGHSVRIVGDGLAALDAVRHREPDLLVLDVMMPRADGLDVVRVLRAEARELPVLMLTARTTEDDLLLGLDLGADDYMSKPYSPRELMARVRTLLRRTRRPGGGAAPAPEDPVLRVGGLVVDPERHEVTVDGEPVECTRGEFRILAALAAGPDRVFSRQRLLEELHGFDRYISDRTVDVHVMNLRKKIEPAPRRPVRLLTVFGVGYKLTDPAKAKAARRG
- a CDS encoding cytochrome, which encodes MTNPSSATPASPAGTGGGCPMSSGPGGTGGTAGTGVPGAVPLSGPGFHTEPQALYRAMRRDHGPVVPVELPGGFPAWLVIGYRELHQVTSDGELYPRDVSLWNQWENIPADWPLLPMVGTPMPSIYFTAGAEHRRHADMVVPALEAADPFEIRQHCEQLADRLIDAVCSRGTADLVAEFAEPLPVLVLARLVGFPDDEGADIARVLKDLADGGPDAQKAHLRFGEHMHRLVAAKRAHPGDDVTSRMLAHPEPFTDEEYALDLMAITAAGHLTTADWIGNSTRLMLTEDQFADSLAGGRHSVAEAMNEVLWEDGPTQILAGRWASRDARLGGRNIARGDMLLLGLGAANADPHIRQQVTDAVVRSGRGGNSAHMAFSHGEYRCPFPAQEIAEIIARTGIEVLLDRLPDLELAVPATELVRRPSAFLRGMTSLPVRFTPVRTTGDAS
- a CDS encoding cytochrome — encoded protein: MNCPHTAAAQADRSTGVIAIDPMVQDLDGETARLRDAGVLARIELLGVPAWTVTRHAEARQLLVDPRLVKDIEAWELWRTGVVTRAWPLIGMIDAGRSMFTVDGAEHRRLRTKTSQALTPRRLEAIRPAIEKFTDELLDNLDAARGEDGVVDLKAVFAQPLPMKVVGMLMGVDESQHPMLTRQYKAFFSMLTPQEERLRLLADLDVFYTGLVREKTAHPTDDLTSALILAEEGGEPLTEEEVVGNLKAMVAAGHETTIGLILNAVRALLAHPDQLAKVRSGEVGWDAVVEETLRWDTPTTHLLMRFATEDITVGDTVIRKGEGVVISYRVIGRDLEQHGEDADAFDITRPTRNRHMTFGHGPHICPGAALSRVEAGIALPALFGRFPGLRLAVPDEEITKLPVMTQNDMAAFPVLLG
- a CDS encoding betaine-aldehyde dehydrogenase, with product MSALSTIHIDGTWRAAASGATREVIDPADATVLAVVAEGGTEDTDAAIAAARRAFDDGPWPHKPVAERAALLRRVAELLQRDREEIAITESRDTGKTLEEGRVDVDDVTNAFRYFADLVMNESGGRVVDAGDPDVHSIVVHEPVGVCALIAPWNYPLLQASWKIAPALAAGNTFVLKPSEVTPLSTVHLIRLLAEAGLPDGAANLVTGAGDPVGARLSEHPDVDLVSFTGGLASGTKVARAAAPTVKKVALELGGKNPNVVFADACATDEGFDTAVDQALNAAFFHSGQVCSAGARLIIQDSVSERFVTELARRADAIRLGRGTLDGVECGPLVSAQQLAKVEAYVASAREEGAIVRAGGERPKPNDVRPEGGYFYRPTVLDGCHREMKVVREETFGPILTVETFRTEEEAITLANDTDYGLAGAVWTTDAGRARRVAGRLRHGTVWINDYHPYLPQAEWGGFGKSGTGRELGPTGLAEYRESKHIYQNLNPRPQRWFAG